CATGGCGATGGGGTCGCCATTGTCGCTTTCACGATCCGTATCGGTCGGCGTTATCTCGACCAAGGATCGCTATTTCAGCGCCGATGTTCGTCTGCCCACCGGCGAACGCACCGGTCAGTACAACCTGTGGATTCAAACCGATGCCGCTATCAACCCCGGCAACTCGGGCGGACCGCTGGTCGACTTGAACGGTAAAGTCATCGGCATCAACTCGCGCGCCACCATGTTTGCCAACAACATCGGCTTCGCCATCCCGATCAATATCGTCAAGAGCGTAACCAACGATATTCTTTCCAAGGGCCGGGTGGTGCGAAGCTGGATCGGGCTGCATTGCCAGGCGCTGCAGGAGCTTGAAGACTATTTCGGCACCAATCGCAATGTCGGTGTTCTGGTTTCATCGATCGATCCCGGCTCTCCCGCGGAAAAAAGCTTCTTGAAAGCCGGCGATGTTATACTCCAGGTCGATAGCCAGGCGGTTTCGGCGCGTTTTGTCGAGGAACTCCCCGCCTTTTACAGCCTTATCGCTCAAAGAGAGCCCGGGACCGAAATCACCCTGAAGGTTCTCCGCGATGAACAGGAGTATAGTTTCAAGGTGACCACCAAACAACTCGGCGATCTTCAGGGCGAGGATTTCGAGTGCCCCGGATGGGGATTCACGGTCAAAGCCATCACCAAACAGATGCAGATCGATAACCAGCTCGATGACACTCTCGGCGTGATGGTTACCGGCGTCAAAACGGTCAGTACTGCCGATGAAGCCGGCTTGCGAAGAGGCGATGTCATCGAAAAAGTCGACAAGAACGAAATCAGCAACCTTGCCGATTTCATCAGCATATATAACGATCTAACCAATCTCCAGGTCGACAAAGTCCTCCTGACGGTAAAACGGGGAGGCGCGACCAGATTCGTGCTCATCAAGGTTGATTACAAAAGCGGAGTGCTCGGCAATGAACAATAGCGTTGAAAAGATCAAAAAGACCGGTTTCACATGGCTGCTGCTGGCGCCGGCCCTGCTTATACTGACAGCGGCCCGCCCGGCGATAGCACAGAATTTCGATTTCGAAAAACTCGGCAAAGCCGTCGAAAGCTACACCGTGTTTATCGACATAAAATTCGAGATGTCGTTCGGCATCCACACCAACGAACAGGAAGACCGCTACCTGGGGACGATAGTCTCCGAGGATGGTCTGGTGATGTTCGATGGTTCGGCCCTTGCCAGCGACAACGCCTTCGCCTCCTTCACCGGCTTCTCGGTCAAAACCACCCCGACCAATATCAAGGTGACCACCTGGGGCGGCCAGACGTACGATGCCGAGTATGTTGGTGTCGATCGCTTTACCCGAATTGGTTTTCTCAGAATTACCAACGCCGGCGATAAAAAATTCGTGCCTGTCAAATTCAACAACCCGGGTTCCTTCGCGGTGGGCAACTGGCTCGCCCTGTACATGCTCCTGCCGGAGTTCGTCGATCCTCCGGTAGCCGCCGATGTCGGCATGATCTCGGCGGTGGTCCAGTCGCCGGAGTATTTTCCGCTGACAGTCGGGTTCAACGTGATGCAGATTACGTCGGTGCTGTTCAACGAGTCGCTTCAGCCGGTAGGCGTTCTGGGGTTGCTCGATGACCCGGCGGGCGCGAGTATGGATCCAAGCGGGATGCTTGAATCTTTCGACCAGTTCGGAATGCCGCTTCTGGGAGTTGTTACCGCCGACCGGGTAACCAGGCTGATTGCCGATCCGCCCCAGAAAGGCAGAATCGACCGCGGCTGGCTCGGTATCACGCTTCAGGCCCTCACCACCGATATGGCCAACTTCTGGGGGCTCGATACCCCCGGCGGCATCATCGTTAACGATATCGTCAAAAACTCCCCCG
This genomic stretch from Candidatus Zixiibacteriota bacterium harbors:
- a CDS encoding PDZ domain-containing protein; this translates as MNNSVEKIKKTGFTWLLLAPALLILTAARPAIAQNFDFEKLGKAVESYTVFIDIKFEMSFGIHTNEQEDRYLGTIVSEDGLVMFDGSALASDNAFASFTGFSVKTTPTNIKVTTWGGQTYDAEYVGVDRFTRIGFLRITNAGDKKFVPVKFNNPGSFAVGNWLALYMLLPEFVDPPVAADVGMISAVVQSPEYFPLTVGFNVMQITSVLFNESLQPVGVLGLLDDPAGASMDPSGMLESFDQFGMPLLGVVTADRVTRLIADPPQKGRIDRGWLGITLQALTTDMANFWGLDTPGGIIVNDIVKNSPAAEAGLQVGDVIYAVNGQPVEVDKEEEVPVFQRFIAELGPDAAVEFSIIRLAENQVDSLTLLAKLQSAPMGASDAPEYENKALEFTARDLVFGDYLFYNLDSDTFKGVVVSELKQGGLADLEGLSVGDIIQRLGSAVVTNVDELKAAMEEIEKARPSEVIFFVWRDNKTLFVNIKTDW
- a CDS encoding trypsin-like peptidase domain-containing protein is translated as MLKKAVLFLLLVSTSTLAGPLESVQDRIFFAKDKVMPALVHIQPVIKNYNTGELEKQAVIGSGVIFHPDGYVVTNYHVAGKSERILCTLSDREIVPAEFIGGDPLTDIAVIKLNLEKYHGTINVAEFGDSDSISVGQYVMAMGSPLSLSRSVSVGVISTKDRYFSADVRLPTGERTGQYNLWIQTDAAINPGNSGGPLVDLNGKVIGINSRATMFANNIGFAIPINIVKSVTNDILSKGRVVRSWIGLHCQALQELEDYFGTNRNVGVLVSSIDPGSPAEKSFLKAGDVILQVDSQAVSARFVEELPAFYSLIAQREPGTEITLKVLRDEQEYSFKVTTKQLGDLQGEDFECPGWGFTVKAITKQMQIDNQLDDTLGVMVTGVKTVSTADEAGLRRGDVIEKVDKNEISNLADFISIYNDLTNLQVDKVLLTVKRGGATRFVLIKVDYKSGVLGNEQ